The Corynebacterium poyangense genome includes a window with the following:
- the trmB gene encoding tRNA (guanosine(46)-N7)-methyltransferase TrmB yields the protein MSWMSNNSETPGTRSYQQPSDFRDGLAYPRLGSIGFRRGTLSDNQQARWDKYWPRFGRELDDEVLDVPEWFSREGAKTILEIGSGTGTSTAAMAPLEEDTNIIAVELYRPGLAKLLTQIVLNDISNIRMLKGDGIEVLKRMFPPASLDGVRIFFPDPWPKARHHKRRIIQSGPLHLIANRLKPGGVLHVATDHADYAEWISELVNVEPLLDYRGWPWDECPQLTDRQLLTKFENRGLRMEHSISEFLWQRTDAPDTREI from the coding sequence ATGTCCTGGATGTCTAATAATTCTGAAACGCCCGGTACCCGCTCTTATCAACAGCCCTCAGACTTTCGCGATGGACTGGCGTATCCGCGCTTAGGGTCAATCGGGTTTCGACGTGGGACCTTAAGCGATAACCAACAGGCTCGGTGGGATAAATACTGGCCGCGCTTTGGTCGGGAACTTGACGATGAGGTACTCGACGTTCCGGAATGGTTCAGCCGAGAGGGGGCGAAAACCATTCTGGAAATTGGGTCTGGCACGGGAACATCGACAGCTGCGATGGCGCCGCTGGAAGAAGATACCAATATCATCGCCGTAGAACTGTATCGACCAGGACTAGCTAAGTTATTAACCCAGATTGTACTTAATGACATAAGTAATATCCGAATGCTCAAAGGCGATGGAATAGAAGTGCTGAAGCGCATGTTTCCACCCGCTTCCCTCGATGGAGTACGGATATTCTTCCCAGATCCGTGGCCTAAAGCTCGGCACCATAAGCGGCGAATCATTCAATCTGGTCCGCTGCATCTGATTGCTAACCGGCTCAAGCCTGGCGGTGTGCTCCATGTGGCAACCGACCATGCAGACTATGCCGAGTGGATTTCAGAACTGGTGAACGTCGAACCTTTATTGGACTACCGGGGCTGGCCTTGGGATGAGTGTCCGCAACTTACTGACCGACAACTACTGACCAAATTCGAAAACCGTGGGTTACGGATGGAGCATTCAATTTCTGAATTTCTATGGCAGCGTACTGACGCGCCCGATACCCGGGAGATTTAA
- a CDS encoding NYN domain-containing protein codes for MSSYDDPRLPHLGGPSHPEENTLLLVWDAPNLDMGLGALLGGRPSSQQRPRFDAVGRWLVEESQRMSEEIVPEATVFTNVYLDGAEVIRPWVEALRNVGFAVFAKPKLTEESDVDPDMIDHIRRRHAEGVLRGLVVASADGQNFRELLEELAEEGLPVTVLGFHEHASWAVASDLLRFIDLEDIPQVFREPLPRINLDQLPDSGAWLQPFRPLTALEHQRDQL; via the coding sequence ATGAGTAGCTACGATGATCCTCGGCTCCCCCACCTCGGCGGCCCCTCGCATCCCGAGGAGAACACCTTATTACTGGTGTGGGACGCGCCAAACCTGGATATGGGACTAGGGGCGCTGCTGGGTGGCCGGCCTTCCTCACAACAACGCCCTCGCTTTGATGCGGTAGGCCGATGGCTGGTGGAAGAGTCCCAACGCATGTCTGAGGAGATTGTTCCGGAAGCCACTGTCTTTACCAACGTGTACCTCGATGGTGCGGAAGTTATTCGACCGTGGGTGGAAGCACTACGGAATGTAGGTTTCGCAGTATTCGCCAAACCAAAGCTGACTGAAGAATCTGATGTTGATCCGGACATGATTGACCATATTCGACGTCGCCATGCTGAAGGGGTGTTGCGTGGGCTGGTGGTAGCTAGTGCTGACGGTCAGAATTTCCGGGAGCTTCTTGAAGAACTCGCTGAAGAAGGTCTTCCTGTTACCGTACTGGGGTTCCATGAACATGCCTCCTGGGCAGTAGCTAGTGACCTCTTACGCTTTATTGATCTAGAAGACATTCCGCAGGTGTTTCGGGAACCGCTACCTCGGATTAACCTGGACCAACTCCCCGACTCCGGGGCCTGGTTGCAACCGTTCCGGCCACTGACGGCTTTGGAACATCAACGCGATCAGCTCTAA